The proteins below are encoded in one region of Candidatus Hydrogenedentota bacterium:
- a CDS encoding nucleoside triphosphate pyrophosphohydrolase produces MNFSPELQPTPKAPGDWFEALIRLAQFLRSPEGCPWDREQGTRQFATFAKEEAEELCDALDEQDNRHAEEEFGDCFFTLVNCMVAAEEEGRFTINSALERAYQKMIRRHEHVFRSDRAMT; encoded by the coding sequence ATGAACTTTTCGCCTGAACTTCAGCCAACACCCAAGGCGCCCGGTGACTGGTTTGAGGCGCTGATTCGCTTGGCACAGTTTTTACGCTCACCCGAAGGATGCCCCTGGGACCGAGAACAAGGTACCCGCCAATTCGCAACCTTCGCCAAAGAAGAGGCAGAAGAATTATGTGATGCCCTCGACGAACAGGATAACCGGCACGCGGAAGAGGAGTTTGGAGACTGTTTCTTTACCTTGGTCAATTGCATGGTTGCCGCAGAAGAAGAGGGCCGATTCACCATAAATTCTGCACTCGAAAGAGCCTATCAAAAAATGATTCGACGCCATGAACATGTCTTTCGAAGTGACCGAGCAATGACCC